The following are from one region of the Jeongeupia sp. USM3 genome:
- a CDS encoding DUF1214 domain-containing protein, whose amino-acid sequence MPSSRSQTLSSFRHAGLLPGLAALLLAGQVSAASVLATPEQQALDARAIQISKRNPFLLQRAQLASAYAAAHGAPISREAGARLDEAIDELVFSAIQKAVNNDPAYPKVYWLNAPPRDWFGLTVPGGRYSYDNPDNIYRTIPVDGDSRYVIRGQRRGSGPSDVTFSLISNPNYQQSIAVLSGKDLVVAGDGSFTITVDSQPANGRVNHIRSTAEAKQLFVRNNLGDWAAETADALSVTRLDAPPRPVKSDADIVADVRTNLNESTLAYAVGTLGLKTYANPVNTLPQPSSSATLGTLVTQASSFGHFRLTDDEALLVTVNTGGAGYFVLPLTDPWTVSVEPDRRQVSLNHAQAVADADGGYTFVISPRDPGVHNWLDTAGLHEGTLMPRWQNLPATPPASGGPAIATRVVRLAELPHYLPAGTRYVTPAERQQQLAARAAGYAERVATD is encoded by the coding sequence ATGCCGTCCAGCCGTTCACAAACGCTTTCGTCGTTCAGACACGCCGGCCTGCTGCCCGGTCTGGCCGCGCTGCTGCTCGCCGGCCAGGTCAGTGCCGCCTCGGTGCTGGCGACGCCCGAGCAGCAGGCGCTCGACGCCCGGGCGATCCAGATCAGCAAGCGCAATCCCTTCTTGCTGCAGCGCGCGCAGCTGGCTTCGGCGTACGCGGCAGCCCACGGTGCGCCAATCAGCAGAGAGGCCGGCGCGCGGCTCGACGAGGCGATCGACGAGCTGGTGTTCAGCGCCATCCAGAAGGCGGTGAACAACGATCCGGCGTATCCGAAGGTCTACTGGCTGAATGCGCCGCCGCGCGACTGGTTCGGCCTCACGGTGCCGGGCGGGCGCTATTCGTACGACAACCCGGACAACATCTACCGGACCATTCCGGTCGACGGCGACTCGCGCTACGTGATCCGCGGCCAGCGCCGCGGCAGCGGGCCGAGCGACGTGACGTTCTCGCTGATCAGCAACCCGAACTACCAGCAGAGCATTGCCGTGCTGAGCGGCAAGGACCTGGTCGTGGCCGGCGACGGCAGTTTCACCATCACGGTCGACAGCCAGCCGGCCAACGGCCGGGTCAACCACATCCGGTCGACCGCCGAGGCGAAGCAGCTCTTCGTGCGCAACAACCTCGGCGACTGGGCCGCGGAGACGGCCGACGCGCTCAGCGTCACCCGCCTCGATGCGCCACCGCGCCCGGTGAAGAGCGACGCGGACATCGTCGCCGACGTCCGGACCAATCTGAACGAATCGACACTGGCCTACGCGGTCGGCACGCTGGGGCTGAAGACCTATGCCAACCCGGTGAACACGCTGCCGCAGCCGAGCTCGTCGGCCACGCTCGGCACGCTGGTGACGCAGGCCAGCAGCTTCGGGCATTTCCGCCTGACCGACGACGAGGCGCTGCTGGTCACGGTCAACACCGGCGGTGCCGGCTACTTCGTGCTGCCGCTGACCGACCCGTGGACGGTCAGCGTCGAGCCGGATCGCCGCCAGGTCAGCCTGAACCATGCGCAGGCGGTTGCCGATGCCGATGGCGGCTACACCTTCGTGATCTCGCCGCGCGATCCCGGCGTGCACAACTGGCTCGACACCGCGGGGCTGCACGAAGGCACGCTGATGCCGCGCTGGCAGAACCTGCCGGCGACGCCGCCGGCCAGCGGCGGCCCGGCCATCGCCACCCGCGTCGTCAGGCTGGCGGAACTGCCGCACTACCTGCCCGCAGGGACGCGCTACGTGACGCCGGCAGAGCGCCAGCAGCAGCTGGCGGCGCGTGCAGCCGGATACGCGGAGCGGGTGGCAACCGACTGA
- a CDS encoding MFS transporter: protein MTAQPISRLTWRTMLFPISLVLFEFSTYIANDMILPGMLQVVHEFNAPSSLVPTALAAYLAGGAALQWLLGPLSDRIGRRPLMLFGVSAFIVLLLLTLPTSSIGQFMVLRFFQGMGLCFVTAIGYASIQEAFSETAAVRVMALMANVALLAPLVGPVAGAALIEVAPWRMIFVLIAITTSISLFGLWRTMPETAKLRGTPFSIRSIAGDYRKVFGNRRFVCGALAIGAASLPILTWIGQAPVILMERAHMTPLTFGLWQIPVFAALILGNITLARVADRVPIHRMIGFGLIPALTGLSVSAAAMLVDSNAIAWLVAGISLYAFGVGLANAALYRLTLFSSSVSKGTVAASLGMITMVFFTIGIEIVRLGYDGGGNVWFACANLVAGIGFWLLVRRFLSGHDVPVAGT from the coding sequence ATGACCGCCCAGCCCATCTCCCGACTCACCTGGCGAACGATGCTGTTCCCGATCTCGCTGGTGCTGTTCGAGTTTTCGACCTACATCGCCAACGACATGATCCTGCCGGGCATGCTGCAGGTCGTACACGAGTTCAACGCGCCGTCGTCGCTGGTGCCGACGGCGCTGGCGGCCTACCTTGCCGGCGGCGCGGCGCTGCAATGGCTGCTCGGGCCGCTGTCGGACCGGATCGGCCGGCGGCCGCTGATGCTGTTCGGCGTCTCGGCCTTCATCGTGCTGCTGTTGCTGACGCTGCCGACCAGCTCGATCGGCCAGTTCATGGTGCTGCGTTTCTTCCAGGGCATGGGGCTGTGCTTCGTCACCGCGATCGGTTACGCGTCGATCCAGGAAGCGTTTTCCGAAACGGCGGCCGTGCGGGTGATGGCGCTGATGGCCAATGTCGCGCTACTGGCCCCCCTGGTCGGGCCGGTGGCCGGCGCGGCGCTGATCGAGGTCGCGCCGTGGCGGATGATTTTCGTACTCATCGCGATCACGACATCGATCTCGCTGTTCGGCCTGTGGCGCACGATGCCCGAAACCGCCAAGCTGCGCGGCACACCGTTCAGCATCCGCAGCATCGCCGGCGACTACCGCAAGGTGTTCGGCAACCGGCGCTTCGTTTGCGGCGCACTCGCGATCGGCGCGGCCAGCCTGCCGATCCTGACCTGGATCGGCCAGGCGCCAGTAATCCTGATGGAGCGCGCGCACATGACGCCGCTGACCTTCGGCCTGTGGCAGATCCCGGTATTTGCGGCGCTGATCCTCGGCAACATCACGCTGGCCCGCGTGGCGGACCGGGTGCCGATCCACCGGATGATCGGCTTCGGCCTGATCCCGGCACTGACCGGCCTGAGCGTCTCCGCCGCTGCCATGCTGGTCGACAGCAACGCGATCGCCTGGCTGGTCGCCGGCATCAGCCTCTACGCCTTCGGTGTCGGGCTGGCCAACGCAGCGCTGTACCGGCTGACGCTGTTCTCGAGCAGCGTCAGCAAGGGCACCGTCGCCGCCTCGCTCGGCATGATCACGATGGTGTTCTTTACGATCGGCATCGAGATCGTCCGGCTGGGCTACGACGGCGGCGGCAACGTCTGGTTTGCCTGCGCCAACCTCGTCGCCGGCATCGGCTTCTGGCTGCTAGTACGCCGTTTCCTCTCCGGACACGACGTCCCCGTCGCAGGCACGTAG
- the mnmC gene encoding bifunctional tRNA (5-methylaminomethyl-2-thiouridine)(34)-methyltransferase MnmD/FAD-dependent 5-carboxymethylaminomethyl-2-thiouridine(34) oxidoreductase MnmC: MPARITPARLAFNEHGIPFSNEFDDAYHSPDGGIGQAEHVFLNGNDLPARWQGRDMFTIVETGFGQGLNFLVTWAAWRADPAAGRRLHFASVERHPFGRDDLAALLARLPQFGELAAQLVERWPDLTPGFHRLALDEGRITLTLLFGDALDVLPELDACADAIYLDGFSPAKNPELWSPEVFRQLWRLSHPGTTLATYTAAGTVRRSLNECGFAVERAKGYGSKWHMLRGGVARAPRQARSASTARHALIVGAGLAGCATAERLAARGWCIDLVDSAPAPATQSSGNPAGLMHAYVSQDDNLLSRLSRAGNAATLAKLAELAGAGLTVPHGVDGILQVARDDAQEALQRKIAEAGTCHGLQFWSADDARSRLGLRPARGGWWFERGAWINPPAYCAALLARHADRIRFRPDTPIVRLARDEATQQWQAFDAQDRLVGTAPVVILANASAARALAQGSELPLWSVARVASRLAADALPLPAAGIAGAGYVTGAHAGERVIGAAAYGGDLAAAGDDNRKALMALLPDAGLADDIALTHRLCQRPASPDRLPLVGALPERWHAGYPRCHQPQQIPRQPGLYGVLGFGARGLSWATLMGELLASQLDGEPLPLEKSLVRAVDPARFLLRALRRGEAYQPPLSGSDDD; this comes from the coding sequence TTGCCCGCCCGCATCACGCCCGCCCGGCTCGCCTTCAACGAACACGGCATCCCGTTCTCGAACGAGTTCGACGACGCCTACCACTCGCCCGATGGCGGCATCGGCCAGGCCGAACATGTCTTCCTGAACGGTAACGACCTGCCGGCGCGCTGGCAGGGCCGGGACATGTTCACCATCGTCGAAACCGGCTTCGGGCAGGGGCTGAACTTTCTGGTGACCTGGGCCGCATGGCGGGCCGACCCGGCCGCGGGCCGGCGGCTGCATTTCGCCTCGGTCGAGCGCCACCCCTTCGGTCGCGACGACCTGGCGGCCCTGCTCGCCCGCCTCCCGCAATTCGGCGAACTGGCCGCACAGCTCGTCGAACGCTGGCCCGACCTCACGCCCGGCTTTCACCGGCTGGCGCTCGACGAAGGCCGGATCACGCTGACGCTGCTGTTCGGCGATGCGCTCGACGTGCTGCCCGAGCTCGACGCCTGTGCCGACGCGATCTATCTCGACGGCTTCTCGCCGGCCAAGAACCCCGAACTGTGGTCGCCCGAGGTCTTCAGGCAGCTGTGGCGGCTCAGTCATCCCGGCACCACACTGGCGACCTACACCGCCGCCGGCACGGTGCGGCGCAGCCTGAACGAATGCGGTTTCGCCGTCGAAAGGGCCAAGGGTTACGGCAGCAAGTGGCACATGCTGCGCGGCGGCGTTGCCCGCGCACCGCGGCAGGCCCGCAGCGCCAGCACCGCCAGGCATGCGCTGATCGTCGGCGCCGGGCTCGCCGGCTGCGCCACCGCCGAGCGGCTGGCCGCACGCGGCTGGTGCATCGACCTCGTCGACAGCGCGCCGGCACCGGCCACGCAATCGTCGGGCAACCCCGCCGGCCTGATGCACGCCTACGTCTCGCAGGACGACAACCTGCTGTCCCGCCTCAGCCGTGCCGGCAACGCAGCGACGCTGGCAAAGCTGGCCGAACTCGCCGGAGCCGGGCTGACCGTGCCGCACGGCGTCGACGGCATCCTGCAGGTCGCGCGCGACGATGCGCAGGAAGCGCTGCAGCGCAAAATCGCCGAGGCCGGCACCTGCCACGGCCTGCAATTCTGGTCCGCCGACGATGCGCGGTCCCGGCTCGGGCTGCGGCCGGCGCGCGGCGGCTGGTGGTTCGAGCGCGGCGCCTGGATCAATCCGCCGGCCTACTGCGCCGCACTGCTCGCGCGCCACGCCGATCGCATCCGTTTCCGGCCCGACACGCCGATCGTCCGGCTCGCGCGCGACGAGGCGACGCAGCAGTGGCAGGCGTTCGACGCACAGGATCGCCTTGTCGGCACCGCACCGGTCGTGATCCTCGCCAACGCCAGCGCCGCACGCGCGCTGGCACAAGGGTCCGAGCTGCCGCTGTGGAGCGTCGCCCGCGTCGCCAGCCGGCTCGCCGCCGATGCATTGCCGTTGCCCGCGGCAGGCATCGCCGGCGCCGGCTACGTCACCGGCGCCCACGCCGGCGAACGGGTCATCGGCGCAGCCGCCTACGGCGGTGATCTGGCCGCCGCCGGTGACGACAACCGCAAGGCGCTGATGGCGCTACTCCCCGACGCCGGACTCGCCGACGACATTGCACTGACCCACCGGCTCTGCCAGCGCCCCGCCTCGCCAGACCGGCTGCCGCTGGTCGGCGCCCTGCCGGAACGCTGGCACGCGGGCTACCCGCGCTGCCACCAGCCGCAGCAGATCCCGCGCCAGCCGGGGCTGTACGGCGTACTCGGCTTCGGCGCGCGCGGCCTGAGCTGGGCAACACTGATGGGCGAGCTGCTCGCCAGCCAGCTCGACGGCGAACCGCTGCCGCTCGAGAAGTCGCTCGTCCGTGCCGTCGACCCCGCCCGCTTCCTGTTGCGCGCACTGCGCCGCGGCGAGGCTTACCAGCCACCGCTTTCGGGCAGCGACGACGACTGA